One genomic window of Channa argus isolate prfri chromosome 5, Channa argus male v1.0, whole genome shotgun sequence includes the following:
- the si:dkey-156n14.3 gene encoding zinc finger protein ZXDC → MEIQGLSDAQNIHSQHGALHRTISPPRRLATGSRSRFICTENEVGGQLETPELQSDNNNNNRPRTAAFRLLVENGSGTVSKLQPSDKTNFPGCRPSAGLHNVNTEKENELSALLGPHESLRTVWKYGVESGESVMQMALPLFEGEEEPMPQRQQTLPFPVLRQQREDGASKQPSVGSNTAAEKVVEELCLGFYALQENGGGGASKKPAGVSSEDGDKIKGRTTECFRASPCGSMEVGDCGNVVLCESAEGTNCVDTQPLKKIDQVFTFLNNNSSAANAKQTVGHHTVEDVVLTNKYGDKICGQICTENDEGKLGRELSSLSRIDESGVLISGNSGIVEAMDTSAFISDSAGLQDSANPVTASTSPASSETFSGTITINNQSIIVTIENGMLTLAAPPEGYVHKEDDMVSLKEHLGMKDHEDIVLLNYDSGTKSIGKISTLAVSSSSQQEEPRPGLSVSDSELGLVDDCSLSEVGTSLDSCTIIKQEVAALCAVTEADLVAASPKTTVVDCNNEDFQSLHLVRSKKETVASFDCPEPGCSGTFDTRQKLKVHLLNHAEDPRPYQCTVEGCGWAFATSYKLKRHLQSHDKQRPHTCQVEGCGRRFTTVYNLKAHLKVHEEDNSFICEICSERFRSATRLTNHQRVHFEPQRPHKCEFPGCEKTFITFSALFSHNRTHFRETGHFTCTYPGCDKTYDKACRLKIHMRSHTGERPFVCDSEGCGWSFTSMSKLLRHKRKHDDDRRFVCTEEGCGKSFTRAEHLKGHSITHLGTKPFQCHAEGCNAKFSARSSLYIHSKKHKQDASTLRTRCPVANCSKHFSSRSSLKSHMLKHHHLSPDVLSQMETTPTLTPSNELLSSTQTMVAGPGIATGDQLTNLDLSSLFSAVPGGTAPTAGIGVGIPVGGSSSSGTFTVDLSLVSSGILTIDPSSVGTALSTGSSTTLAKAVDPLILAAGADLGPHHGLEGTVGDVLPPQGTLNLDDVQTVTPEALGTLTALTMQSASTSMDTTLQHPLSSSSTLSVEPTATLAVAPVAELLASPTKVVEVGAQGGAGPLLGCVEVLGPQEGGKVLTHFVFPSHSSNFSPQKESELSAVSPSSFLESGGSARTDYRAIQLAKKKKQRGPSASSGSLGLSQRKSKGAKAATAPAPLAPSGARYGEGAAANTGLALRDSVTQYVQIQLLQDDPASDGDLAFQLSSQPSSSHSQLTVDLPVNILQEPSVMAEDDNGSDNSQFTGSTINLQDLE, encoded by the exons ATGGAAATCCAGGGGCTTTCAGATGCCCAAAACATTCATTCTCAACATGGCGCCCTACACAGAACCATTTCGCCGCCACGTCGTTTAGCGACAGGCTCGAGATCTCGTTTTATTTGCACCGAAAATGAAGTGGGTGGACAACTGGAGACGCCTGAGCTTCAaagtgacaacaacaacaacaacaggccCAGGACAGCAGCGTTTCGCCTACTGGTGGAAAATGGCAGCGGGACTGTCAGCAAACTGCAACCAAGCGATAAAACGAATTTCCCCGGTTGCAGGCCGAGTGCTGGACTTCATAACGTGAATACCGAGAAGGAAAACGAGCTCAGCGCTCTGCTCGGACCCCACGAGTCTCTGAGGACTGTGTGGAAGTATGGGGTGGAAAGTGGGGAGAGCGTAATGCAAATGGCGCTGCCTCTTTTCGAAGGGGAAGAGGAACCGATGCCGCAGCGGCAGCAGACGTTGCCGTTTCCAGTTTTACGGCAGCAGCGTGAGGACGGCGCCTCGAAGCAGCCTTCAGTGGGCAGTAACACGGCTGCGGAAAAAGTCGTTGAGGAACTGTGTCTTGGTTTTTATGCCCTGCAAGAGAATGGCGGCGGTGGCGCGAGCAAAAAGCCGGCGGGTGTATCATCCGAGGACGGCGATAAAATAAAAGGCAGAACGACTGAGTGTTTCAGAGCAAGTCCGTGCGGCTCCATGGAGGTGGGAGACTGCGGTAATGTTGTTCTCTGTGAATCTGCCGAGGGCACGAACTGTGTCGACACCCAGCCTTTGAAAAAGATCGACcaggtttttacttttttgaacAACAATTCCTCCGCGGCGAATGCGAAACAGACCGTCGGCCACCACACGGTCGAAGACGTGGTTCTGACGAACAAATATGGCGATAAGATTTGCGGGCAGATTTGTACCGAAAACGACGAGGGGAAACTGGGCAGGGAGCTGTCGTCGCTGTCTCGTATTGACGAGAGCGGTGTTTTAATTTCGGGAAACTCCGGTATCGTCGAAGCCATGGACACCTCGGCTTTTATTTCAGACTCAGCGGGACTGCAGGACAGTGCCAACCCTGTCACGGCCTCCACAAGTCCGGCTTCTAGTGAAACCTTCTCCGGGACCATCACGATAAACAACCAAAGTATCATAGTGACAATAGAAAACGGCATGTTGACGCTCGCTGCCCCACCAGAGGGATATGTACACAAAGAGGACGACATGGTCAGTCTGAAGGAACATCTGGGCATGAAAGACCATGAGGACATTGTTCTTCTCAACTATGACAGCGGCACTAAATCCATTGGAAAGATCAGCACGCTGGCAGTGTCTAGCAGCAGCCAGCAGGAAGAGCCCAGACCCGGCTTGTCTGTGAGTGACTCAGAGCTGGGtctggtggatgactgctcctTGTCAGAGGTGGGCACTTCTCTGGACTCCTGCACCATCATCAAGCAGGAAGTGGCCGCGCTGTGTGCTGTTACAGAGGCCGATCTGGTCGCTGCATCCCCCAAAACCACTGTGGTGGACTGTAACAACGAGGACTTTCAGTCTCTGCACCTAGTCAGGTCGAAGAAAGAGACGGTGGCTTCTTTCGACTGCCCAGAACCTGGCTGCTCTGGTACATTTGACACACGTCAAAAACTCAAGGTCCATCTTTTGAACCATGCAGAGGATCCACGTCCATACCAGTGCACCGTGGAGGGCTGCGGCTGGGCTTTTGCCACCTCCTACAAGCTGAAGCGACACCTTCAGTCCCATGACAAGCAGCGGCCACATACCTGCCAGGTCGAAGGCTGTGGACGGCGCTTCACCACAGTTTACAACCTCAAGGCTCATCTGAAAGTCCACGAGGAGGACAATTCCTTCATCTGCGAAATCTGCAGTGAAAGGTTTCGCAGTGCCACACGACTCACCAATCACCAGAGGGTTCACTTTGAGCCCCAGAGGCCCCATAAGTGTGAATTCCCAG GTTGTGAGAAAACCTTTATCACCTTCAGTGCCCTCTTCTCCCACAACCGCACTCACTTCAGAGAAACGGGCCACTTCACCTGCACATACCCGGGCTGCGATAAGACCTACGACAAGGCCTGTCGCCTCAAGATCCATATGAGGAGTCACACCG GTGAGAGGCCGTTTGTCTGTGACTCAGAGGGCTGTGGCTGGTCCTTCACCAGCATGTCAAAGTTGCTGCGACACAAACG GAAGCACGATGATGACCGTCGCTTTGTCTGTACAGAAGAGGGTTGTGGGAAGTCCTTCACCCGGGCAGAGCACCTCAAGGGTCACAGTATAACCCATTTGGGCACCAAGCCCTTCCAGTGCCATGCAGAAG gctGTAATGCAAAGTTCTCAGCACGCAGCAGCCTGTACATCCACTCCAAGAAGCATAAACAGGATGCCAGCACCCTGAGGACACGCTGTCCCGTGGCCAACTGCTCCAAGCACTTCTCTTCCCGCAGCAGCCTTAAGAGCCACATGCTCAAACACCACCATCTCAGTCCAG ATGTTTTGAGCCAAATGGAGACGACACCCACCCTGACCCCCAGCAATGAGCTCCTGAGCTCCACTCAGACTATGGTTGCTGGGCCTGGTATTGCCACAGGCGACCAGCTTACCAATTTGGACCTTAgctctcttttctctgctgttcCTGGAGGCACTGCCCCCACCGCTGGTATCGGAGTTGGAATTCCTGTCGGTGGTAGCAGTTCTAGTGGCACCTTTACTGTGGACCTGTCCCTGGTCAGCTCAGGCATTCTCACAATTGACCCCTCCTCAGTTGGCACCGCCCTTAGTACTGGCAGTAGCACCACATTGGCCAAGGCTGTGGACCCTCTTATTCTAGCAGCAGGTGCTGACTTGGGTCCCCACCATGGTCTGGAGGGAACTGTGGGTGATGTCCTACCCCCACAGGGCACCCTCAACTTAGATGATGTGCAGACAGTTACTCCAGAGGCCCTGGGGACACTCACAGCTCTAACCATGCAGAGTGCTAGTACGTCAATGGACACAACACTACAGCATCCTCTCAGCTCCTCCAGCACCCTGAGCGTGGAGCCCACAGCAACCCTGGCTGTGGCTCCTGTGGCCGAGCTGCTGGCGTCACCCACTAAAGTGGTGGAGGTTGGTGCACAGGGGGGAGCAGGGCCTCTTCTGGGGTGCGTGGAGGTCCTAGGTCCTCAGGAGGGGGGGAAGGTCCTCACCCATTTTGTTTTCCCCAGTCACAGCAGCAATTTTAGCCCTCAGAAAGAATCCGAACTCAGCGCTGTGTCACCAAGTAGCTTCCTG GAGAGTGGGGGCTCAGCCAGAACAGACTACAGAGCCATTCAACTTgccaagaagaagaagcaaagaGGCCCATCAGCCTCCTCTG GGAGTTTAGGACTGAGTCAGAGAAAAAGTAAAGGAGCAAAGGCAGCCACTGCTCCAGCACCTCTGGCTCCCTCTGGGGCTCGTTACGGTGAAGGAGCGGCAGCAAACACGGGCCTGGCTCTGCGGGACTCCGTCACCCAGTATGTGCAGATTCAGCTGCTGCAG GATGACCCAGCGAGCGATGGTGACCTGGCTTTCCAGCTCAGCTCTCAGCCCTCCAGCTCCCACTCGCAGCTCACTGTTGACCTCCCTGTGAACATTTTACAG GAACCTTCAGTGATGGCTGAGGATGACAATGGCTCTGACAACTCCCAGTTCACAGGAAGCACAATCAACCTTCAGGACTTGGAGTGA